From Balnearium lithotrophicum:
GCGATAGAGTTGGAGGTGAAGGTTCAGCCCAAGTCCTCCAGGAACAGAATAGAGAAAGTGGAGGAGGGGAGGCTGAAGATAAGGGTAACAGTTCCTCCTGAGGAAGGAAAGGCAAACAGAGCAGTTATTGAGCTTTTGGCCAAATCCTTAAAAGTACCTAAGAGCTCTATAAGAATAAAGAGGGGGACTACAGGGAGAATAAAAACCCTCGAAATTGAGGGAATTTCTTTGGCGAAATTGCAAGAGAAGTTGGGCATCCCAGTGGAGGAAAAGCCTGTTGAAGTTCAGAAAGAAGGTGGACACCCTAAAATA
This genomic window contains:
- a CDS encoding DUF167 domain-containing protein, coding for MEEGRLKIRVTVPPEEGKANRAVIELLAKSLKVPKSSIRIKRGTTGRIKTLEIEGISLAKLQEKLGIPVEEKPVEVQKEGGHPKIRFELQQKEVSTNETIKEIQRNIPAHIKYTLQKNNQKRNENKNKTRPNKRPKREKKT